GTTCTATCCGTTGATCGCCGTGTTCCTGACGGACGTGGCCGGCGGCGTCTTCGCGGTCGGGATGGTCGTCGGGTCGCTGGTGCGGCTGCCGCTGATGGGGATCAACCAGTTCGTCCCGCCGGTCGCCGCCGCGCTCCACGAGGACGACCACCGGGCCGCGCTCTCGCGGTTCTACCACGTCACCAGTCGGCTCGTCCTCGTTGGCGTCGTCGGTCTCTCCGTGCCGGTTATCGTCTACCGCGAGACGGTGATGTCGCTGTTCGGGCCGGCGTTCGTCCCCTACGCACCGCTTTTGGTCGGGTTCGTCCTCGCGCAGGTCGGTGCCTGCGCCGCCGGCAGCGTCGGCATCCTCCTCATGATGACCGACAACCAGCGACCCTACCTCGCGGTCAACGTCTGTATCACGCTCCTGCTGACCGCGATCGCCGTGCCGCTGACGATACGGTTCGGCCTCTCGGGACTCGTGGCGAGTTACGTGCTCATGCTGACGCTGAACAACGGCCTGGAGGTCGCCGTCCTCTATCACTTCGAACGGCTCCAGCCGTTCACGCCGCTGCACGGGAAGGCGCTCGCGGCCGGGGTGCCGCTGGGCGTCGTCGCCTGGGGCGCGAAGGCCGCGCTCGCCGGATCGGTGGCGCCCGCCGTCGGGGTCGTCGGCGGGCTGGCGGCGTACGCGGCGACGCTGGGACTGCTCGGGTTCACGCCCACCGAGCGGCGGCTGGCCGGGACGCTCCGCGACCGGTACCGCGCCGCGCTCTCGCGGGGCTGACCGGTCCAGGTCCGCCCGCTGCCGATCCGAAACCTCCCGGTTCTTTGAGGGGCCGGTCCCAGGGGTCGCGTATGGACCTGCAACTCGACGACAGCGCGGCACTGACGACGGCCAGCTCCAGCGGTCTCGGGCTCGCGAGCGCGAAGGCGCTGGCCCGCGAGGGCGCGGACGTGGCCGTCTGTGGCCGCACGGAATCGCACCTCGAATCGGCCGAGAACGAACTCGAAGCGCTGGGCGACGGCGACGTGCTCGCCGTCGAAGTCGACCTCACCGACCGCGCGGAGGTCGAGGCGTACGTCGAACAGGTCGCCGACGAGTTCGGCGGGATCGACCAGGTCGTCATGAGCGCCGGCGGGCCGCCCAGCGGCGCGTTCCTGGAGATGGACGACGACGACTGGTACGGCGCCTACGACACGCTCGTCATGTCGGCCGTCTGGACGACGCGGTTCGCCTACCCCTACCTGGCCGAGTCCGATCAGGGCTCGATCACGGCGATCACTTCCCGCTCCGTCCGGGAGGTCATCGACGACCTCGTGCTCTCGAACGCCGTCCGCCGGGCGGTCATCGGGATGGTCAAGACCCAGGCGCGGGAGTTCGCGCCCGAGGTCCGGGTCAACGCCGTCCTCCCGAGCGCTCACGAGACCGCGCGGATGGAAGAACTCATCTCCGACGCCGTCGAGCGCGGCGAGTACGAGGACTACGAGGCCGGTCTCGCCGACTGGGGCGAGGGCGTCCCACTGGGCCGGATGGGCCAACCCGAGGAACTGGCCGACGTGGTCGCGTTCCTGGCCAGCCCGCGCGCCAGCTACGTGAGCGGAGTGGCGCTGCCCATCGACGGCGCGACGATGCGGAGCTAAGGGTTCGGTCGGTCAGGTACCGACGCTGTGCGGAACGTTCTCGGTGTTCCCGGCCACCTCGCGGGAGCGTCCGAGCAGGTAGCCCGCCACGGCGCCCAGCGGGAGCGTCAGCGGCGCGACGCTCACTGGGACCAACAGTCCGACGAACAGCGCGGCGCCCAGTCGTCCCAGGGGATCGATCCCGAGGACGGCCGCGTTCCGTGCGAGACTCCAGAACGCGAAGAACGCTCCCGGGCCCAGCAGTCCGACCAGGGCGCCCGCGACCGCGCCCCGCCGCGAGGTCGACCCGCCGCCGGGACGTTCGACGACCGCGGCCCAGCAGGCGGCGCCGACGACGACGGTCACGGCCGCGATAGTGGCCAGTCCGCGCACGCCCCAGGTGCCGTACTCCGACGCCAGCGACGCCGCACCGACCAGTGCAAGGGCGACGACGGCGAATCCGAGGCCGGCTCCGAGCGGCCACCAGGGCGACGACCCGTCGGCCATCGTCACCGCGTCCCGGGCGAGCCGCCCGACCGCTCGCTGTCGGCGGTCAGCGACCACACGAGCAGTCCCAGCGATATCAGGGCGACGAACACCGAGACGACGTAGCCGACCGAGTCGGCCGTCCCGAGGATCGACCCCGGCAGGAACGCCGAGACGACCAGGAGGATGGCCGCCGAGACCGTCCCCGCGAGCGCGAGGATCAACAGCCAGAAACGAACCGCCGGGTCCATGCTGGTCGGCGGTTGTCACCGGGGAAGTATGAGCGTTCCGGCGGCGACGGCGAACGGCGGGATTGTACACTTCTCTTACAAAAATGCGGTTCAGCGAACAGTTTTGCGGACAGCGACGCCCCGATCGAGTATGGACGACGAGCGAGCGAACGACGACCGACCGACCGTCGGCACCGACTGGCGCACTGCTGGCCCGGAGATCCGCCTGACCGACGCCGACGCAGCAGAACCCGTCCGCGAGACCACCCCCTCGGACGCGCAGGCCGGCGCGAACTTCGTCGTGTTCGAGCCGGGGTGGCTCCCCGACGACTGCGAGATGAGCGAGACGACGATCCGACCCGAACAGCCGCCGGGGCGGCCCGAGGGACTGGACGCCGCGGATATCGGACAGACGCCCCACAGCGAGGGGAACCCGTCGGCGGTCCGGACCGTCGTCGCGGGCGAGGGCCGCGAGTTGCGGATCAAGCAGTTCTGCTACGACTGGGCGCCACCGGCCGCCAGTGTCGCGCCGCTGTGGGGCACCGAGGACCCGACGCCGGTCGACGCGGGCGACGCCGTCGGCTTCCTGGGGACCGACTACAAGGACAACCGGGGCGCCTGCGTCCAGCGGAGGCGTACGCAGGTCGAGGTGTCCGTGCTGGCGGGGGCGTTCGACGACGACGAACTCGCGGGACTGCTCGACGGGTTAGAGCCGGCGGTCGACTCCGATTCGGGTGGCCGCGGGGCGACTCCGATTCGGCAGATCCCCTTTCACCGCCTGAGCTACTGGGCTCGCTACCGGTGTGCGGCGGTGGGGGTGCCCCACGGGCTGTGGGCCCACGGGATCGCTCGACCGTACGACGAGAGCGTCCCGTGCTCGCCGGTGGCGCTCCGCGACGCGGAGCCGCGACTGCTCGTCCCGAGCGGCGACGGCCCGGGCGCGGCGTACGCCCTCGACTCGGCCGTGACCTTCCCGGAGCACGACGCGGTCGAAGCGGTCTACCGCCACGAGGGGAACGAGAGCGACCACCTGTGGATCACCGCGGCGGCGCCCGAGAGCGACCTCGGCCCCGAGGTACCGCCGGAGCCGGCCGACCAGCCCGCCGAAACCCGCGAGACGGTCGACCTGCGCGGCGAGCGAGTCCACTACGCGGCGCTGACCGAAGCGGCCGGCGCGTGGGAAGCGGTCTGGACGGAGGGCGGCGTCACCTACGCCGTCGTCGCCGGGGCGTCGCGGTATCTCGACGGCGCGGCGTTCCGACGGCTGGTCGACGGGTTGGAGCCGGTCTGAGCGGGACCCGTCCGCCCTCAGAACAGGTCGTCGTCCCCGAGTTCGTCGACTACGTCGCGCACGCGCTGGGCCTGGTCCTTCGGCACGACGAGCGTGCGGTC
This DNA window, taken from Halosimplex litoreum, encodes the following:
- a CDS encoding SDR family oxidoreductase — protein: MDLQLDDSAALTTASSSGLGLASAKALAREGADVAVCGRTESHLESAENELEALGDGDVLAVEVDLTDRAEVEAYVEQVADEFGGIDQVVMSAGGPPSGAFLEMDDDDWYGAYDTLVMSAVWTTRFAYPYLAESDQGSITAITSRSVREVIDDLVLSNAVRRAVIGMVKTQAREFAPEVRVNAVLPSAHETARMEELISDAVERGEYEDYEAGLADWGEGVPLGRMGQPEELADVVAFLASPRASYVSGVALPIDGATMRS